The following coding sequences are from one Candidatus Nitrohelix vancouverensis window:
- the ilvD gene encoding dihydroxy-acid dehydratase, whose translation MSDTTPPILNRKSRVVTQGDKRAPNRAMLRAVGFQDGDFNKPIVGIANGQSDITPCNAGLGKLADVAAAEIRKSGGMPQTFGTITVSDGISMGTEGMKCSLVSREVIADSIETACRGANMDAVICIGGCDKNMPGAMIAMARMDIPGIFVYGGTIKPGKLGERDLTVVSVFEAVGQQSSGTINNDYLAEIEKNACPGFGSCGGMYTANTMSSAFEAMGMSLPYSSTMANEDKEKELNTGECARALLKLVEKNIVPRDILTRKAFENAITVIMALGGSTNAVLHLLAIAHTVNVDLTIDDFETIRQRSPRFCDLRPSGKYVAVDLHRVGGVPQVMKMLLNKGLLHGDCMTVTGKTIAENLADIPDMPSSDQDVILPIEKPLSPEGHLAILKGNLSPEGSVAKTSGVKVKRLEGPARIFESEEECLDAIISDKIKAGDIVVIRYEGPKGGPGMREMLAPTAAIVGKGLDDKVGLITDGRFSGGTHGLVVGHVAPEAQVGGTIGLLQEGDPIVIDIEHRILEVKLDDATLEARRKQWSAPALKYTRGVLSKFAKLVSSASRGAVTD comes from the coding sequence TTGAGCGACACAACGCCCCCCATTTTGAATCGTAAAAGCCGAGTCGTCACCCAGGGTGACAAACGCGCGCCCAACCGCGCCATGCTACGCGCCGTGGGCTTTCAGGACGGAGACTTCAACAAACCCATCGTCGGCATCGCCAACGGACAGAGCGACATCACGCCCTGTAACGCCGGCCTTGGTAAACTTGCCGATGTCGCCGCGGCGGAAATCCGCAAATCCGGCGGCATGCCCCAAACCTTTGGCACGATCACCGTCAGCGACGGTATTTCTATGGGAACCGAGGGAATGAAATGCTCCCTCGTCAGCCGGGAAGTGATCGCGGACTCCATCGAAACGGCCTGTCGCGGCGCCAATATGGACGCCGTCATCTGCATCGGCGGCTGTGATAAAAACATGCCCGGCGCGATGATCGCCATGGCGCGTATGGACATTCCCGGTATTTTCGTTTACGGAGGCACTATCAAACCCGGAAAGCTCGGCGAACGCGACCTGACCGTGGTGAGCGTTTTCGAGGCAGTGGGACAACAAAGCTCCGGCACGATCAACAACGATTATCTGGCCGAAATTGAAAAGAACGCCTGCCCCGGATTCGGTTCCTGCGGCGGCATGTACACGGCGAACACCATGTCCTCCGCTTTCGAGGCGATGGGAATGAGCCTTCCTTACAGCTCCACCATGGCCAACGAGGACAAGGAAAAAGAACTCAACACAGGGGAATGCGCGCGCGCCCTGCTGAAACTTGTCGAGAAAAATATTGTCCCGCGCGATATTCTGACACGAAAGGCTTTTGAGAACGCCATCACCGTCATCATGGCGCTGGGCGGCTCGACCAACGCGGTTTTACATTTGCTGGCCATCGCGCACACCGTCAACGTCGACCTCACGATCGACGATTTTGAAACGATTCGTCAGCGTTCGCCGCGATTCTGCGATCTGCGCCCTTCCGGCAAATACGTTGCGGTCGATCTGCACCGCGTCGGAGGCGTCCCGCAAGTCATGAAAATGCTCTTGAACAAAGGCCTCCTGCATGGCGACTGCATGACCGTCACCGGCAAGACCATCGCGGAAAATCTGGCGGACATTCCCGACATGCCGTCCAGCGATCAGGACGTTATTCTACCGATTGAAAAACCGCTTTCACCTGAAGGCCATCTGGCGATCCTGAAAGGCAACCTCAGCCCCGAAGGCTCTGTCGCCAAAACCAGCGGCGTGAAAGTCAAACGCCTTGAAGGCCCGGCGCGCATCTTCGAATCGGAAGAAGAATGTCTCGATGCGATCATCAGCGATAAAATCAAGGCCGGAGACATCGTCGTCATTCGCTATGAAGGTCCCAAAGGCGGTCCGGGCATGCGAGAGATGCTGGCGCCCACCGCCGCAATCGTGGGCAAGGGACTCGACGACAAGGTCGGACTCATCACCGACGGCAGATTCTCCGGCGGCACGCATGGGCTGGTCGTCGGCCACGTCGCGCCGGAAGCGCAGGTCGGCGGAACCATCGGCTTGCTCCAGGAAGGCGACCCCATCGTCATCGATATTGAACACCGCATTCTCGAAGTCAAACTGGATGACGCGACTCTCGAAGCGCGGCGAAAACAATGGTCGGCTCCAGCGCTGAAGTATACCCGAGGCGTTTTGTCGAAATTCGCCAAACTGGTATCCTCCGCATCCCGCGGGGCTGTAACCGACTAG
- a CDS encoding insulinase family protein codes for MNSKYQVNSSIRPYHKVLSNGLTIVTVEMPHVHILEVAMFVRAGLRFENERNNGVSHFLEHMLFRGNKEFPDSVSLNREFEMIGRELRASTLTEYTYYGFNPHLTQLERGMEIFSHFFAEPTFPNIELERQIILEEYLEELNEDGVNVDIDNQACELLYPGTPLSWPTIGKEKTITAIDKKMLEDYFKIFYSPENMILAVAGPVTHTPVEAMAEKHFLRIPKRGKRVPRDVFVGTLEEKQNRPAFRFQFDSDSQVQLQICFRAVSYNDPEYFQVCLLQRIFDDGVTSRLQQALREDRGLVYSVECRATSSSDTGTLDFDVMVSKEKILEVARVLFREIKTFIKEGPSQEELNHVKQRYFYELDFDLDDPYKQNLRYGFSKLYSQDLGPEEEWDRVNEITTEDIWNVAGKILIQEKLNVIVVGPFNDEIKKEIERIVYDY; via the coding sequence ATGAATTCAAAATATCAAGTTAATTCCTCCATTCGCCCGTATCATAAAGTCCTGTCGAATGGATTGACGATTGTTACCGTGGAAATGCCGCACGTTCACATTCTGGAAGTGGCCATGTTCGTGCGCGCCGGATTGAGGTTTGAAAACGAACGCAACAACGGCGTTTCGCATTTTCTCGAGCATATGTTGTTTCGAGGTAATAAAGAATTTCCCGACTCGGTTTCATTGAACCGCGAGTTTGAAATGATCGGTCGCGAATTGCGCGCATCGACTCTCACGGAATATACTTATTATGGCTTCAATCCGCACCTGACCCAGTTGGAACGCGGCATGGAGATTTTCTCACATTTTTTTGCAGAGCCAACTTTTCCTAATATCGAACTGGAACGGCAGATCATTCTGGAAGAGTATCTCGAAGAACTCAACGAAGACGGCGTCAACGTCGACATCGACAATCAGGCCTGCGAATTGCTGTATCCAGGAACGCCGCTGTCCTGGCCGACCATAGGTAAAGAAAAGACGATCACCGCAATCGACAAGAAAATGCTGGAAGATTATTTTAAAATTTTCTATTCACCTGAGAATATGATTTTGGCCGTTGCCGGGCCGGTGACGCACACTCCTGTGGAGGCGATGGCGGAAAAACATTTTCTCAGGATCCCCAAACGCGGCAAGCGCGTGCCGAGAGACGTCTTCGTTGGCACGCTGGAAGAGAAGCAAAACAGGCCGGCATTCCGTTTCCAGTTCGACAGTGACAGTCAGGTACAGTTGCAGATATGCTTTCGAGCGGTTTCCTACAACGACCCGGAATATTTTCAAGTGTGTCTGCTTCAACGAATTTTTGACGATGGCGTGACCTCTCGATTGCAACAGGCTCTTCGTGAAGATCGCGGCCTTGTTTACTCTGTGGAGTGTCGGGCGACCAGTTCCTCGGACACGGGCACGCTGGATTTTGACGTCATGGTGAGCAAGGAAAAAATTCTGGAAGTGGCGCGCGTGTTGTTTCGCGAGATCAAAACCTTCATCAAGGAAGGCCCTTCGCAGGAGGAGTTGAACCACGTCAAGCAACGTTATTTTTATGAACTGGATTTTGATCTGGATGATCCTTATAAACAAAACCTGCGTTACGGTTTCTCCAAACTGTATTCGCAGGACCTGGGGCCGGAAGAAGAATGGGATCGCGTCAATGAAATCACAACCGAAGACATCTGGAATGTGGCTGGAAAAATTTTGATTCAGGAAAAGCTAAATGTTATTGTTGTCGGCCCTTTTAACGATGAAATCAAAAAAGAAATTGAACGGATTGTTTACGATTATTAG